AAACAAAAACGGCAATGGCGCCGGCAATAAAAAAGGCGGGAATCAGGCAGGTGAGCACATGCTCGCGGGCGTATTCCTGGAGCATCATAAAGGCTTCCAGCCCGGCTTGCCGTATTACCGCACTGTCCCAGGGGACATAGTAACAGGCAATAAAAATCAAGACGATCAGCAGCAACTTTGTACGTTCTTTCATTCGGCCTCTCCGTAAAACTTATCCTTTTCGATAGATCAATATATTCTTATATAGCTATATATAAACATAAAAAATTATTGCTTGCATAGATCTATTCGATGAATGGTCGGAAGCTTTTTAATCAATTCGGCAACTTTTTCATCATTTTCCAGCCAGTGTCTGAGATTCCCTAAAAGGTTGGCCGCATAAGGTGAACTGCTGCCGTCGGCAAGAAAATAATTGACCCACAAGCCATCTTTTTTAGAATCGACAATTCCGGCATTTTCAAGAATTTTTAAGTGTTTGGAAACACTGGGCTGGGCAATCCCCAACAGGGCCTGCATCTCGCAGACACACAGGCTCCGGTATTGAAGCATCTTAACAATTTTAACCCGGTTGGGGTCGGAAAGCGCTTTCATGACGTTGATAAAAGATTTCATGTTAGTCTCCAACATTATTATATTCATAATTTGGAATATAATGGTTTGTTTTTCAGCTGTCAAATATTTTTTTCAAAAAATATAGCAATTGCAAACCGAACGTCCGATTGGAAATGGGACGTTGACGAATCTTTCCTGTTTTGATAGAAAAGACCAGCTT
The Candidatus Desulfatibia profunda DNA segment above includes these coding regions:
- a CDS encoding winged helix-turn-helix transcriptional regulator; this encodes MKSFINVMKALSDPNRVKIVKMLQYRSLCVCEMQALLGIAQPSVSKHLKILENAGIVDSKKDGLWVNYFLADGSSSPYAANLLGNLRHWLENDEKVAELIKKLPTIHRIDLCKQ
- a CDS encoding permease; the protein is MKERTKLLLIVLIFIACYYVPWDSAVIRQAGLEAFMMLQEYAREHVLTCLIPAFFIAGAIAVFV